TTTTTCAACTTCAACCTCAAATTTTTTACCATTTACTGTTACTACGTATTTCATTTTTTCTCCTTTCCTCATTCCTTAAATTTTTTAATTTTTAAATTTCTGTTATACTAACAATAGTAAATCTTTCAACAGGTTCTCTCATTTCTTCACTAATAGCTGAGATGATAACTGCTAGTCTTTCAACTTCTTCTTGGTTATCTTTTTCTGCAACCATTTTTGAAGTAACCACTGTTGAACCACTTGCATCTGTACTTACTGCATTTGTAACTGGTTTTTGTACTGGTACTTCATCTTTAACAAAAAGATTTATAACTTT
This Fusobacterium animalis 7_1 DNA region includes the following protein-coding sequences:
- a CDS encoding OadG family protein — encoded protein: MWTSNTMTFWESIVTFMIGFSIVFICLISLALFIIISSKVINLFVKDEVPVQKPVTNAVSTDASGSTVVTSKMVAEKDNQEEVERLAVIISAISEEMREPVERFTIVSITEI